The Pelmatolapia mariae isolate MD_Pm_ZW linkage group LG2, Pm_UMD_F_2, whole genome shotgun sequence sequence aaaacacactgtgaCAGTCAGAGAGCTCCACACTCACAGCATTATGGATCCCTCTGCTGAGCAAGCTGATGACAGCGCAGAGGAGAGACAAGGGCCGAAGTGGGCTAAAGGGTTAGCTAGATACTTGGCAGGGAGAAGAGGATGTACTGTTTGTGATTCTgtcctgttttcttcttttacttCAGTACACACTTCACCCCTCATCATGAGAAAGATGGAAAgggtaagaaaaagaaaagaggaagagagcagtaaCATGAGCCATTAATGTACAAAAGTGGGGCTTCAACCATTCTGTGTCTGTGCCTCTAGTGGTCAGAGGAGGACTGCAGGAGGCAGACTGTAAAGCCTCGTGtcagaaatgctttttttcttgttttcttcttttttaaacaaacaaacattaacatctAGAACCAGAGCAGATCAACTTTCCATTAAAACGACAACCAACTAAGGAAATAAACCAATCCAATCACTGAATCCTTGAGAACACAGTTATTGCTGACGTAGTGGGGGAGTGAAGGAGATGAGGGGATGGTGGGTGAGCAGGTGGATGGAGGCAAGGGTGTGTTCTGGGtgtggggtggtggtggtgttggggGGGATTGTTGTGGTGTGGACAGGTCAATCCTGGGCTGGTTATGTGATCTGAGAAAAGACTGTAGAGCCACGTCAGGTCAAACTAGTGCTGCCGATGTACTGGAGGGTAGGGTTGTGTCTGATCCTGGGAGGCGGGGGTTGGTTTCCAGAGATGACGGAATGTGCTGACGGCGGTGGGGGGGGCTATTGGTCGGAAGGGATGTCTCTGTCGGCTTCGGCCTTAGTAGGTTGCCCCGGGGATGGGGCGTGAGGGGGGTGGGAGACGGGGGCGATGCCATGTGCCAGGGTTCCTGGAACCAAACTTTCAACGCCTGCGGCAGCTCCTGGGAGGCCGCCTGCTGCTGCAACATTGATCAGCCCCGGAGGAAATCTGACACAGAGCCAAACAAAATCAGATCAGGTTAAATTCAACCTCATCGACAATGAGGTAATCTCGGTCAATTCTCCGCTCACCTGTAGGCGGCTCCATTTAGTTCTGGGTGAACAGTAGCGGCCTCCATGCCGGGCCACTGAGAGGCTGCCATCAGATACTCCTTATTAACACAGTTCTTCAGACTGTCGGGGATACGCCCTGCAGTAAACAAACCACAAAGTTTCGCTGTCAGATATGACCGACAACCTCCTTATTCAGCTACCGGATACATTTCTGGTTTAATGTTCTAGCAATATGAGTCAAAACAGTCTCAGCATGGCAACAGGGAACACGTTACTCCAGTGAAGCCTGTGTATTCATCATACATGCTCTGTGTTTGCTGGTaggcatttcattttcaaattttaGAAGTGGAAATATAATCAAGAATTTAAAAATTCATGTTTTTTGGAATGTTACTCTTTAACCTCTTCTCCCATTAAGACCTCCCATGGACCCTTAATGAGTTTTGACACCTCTGTAATAAAAACTTGGTTTTATGATCATTAGAACAGTTTCCAGGTTTTTCCAAGGGTAGTGCTAGTAAAGTGTAAAAGGCAGAGTTCACCTTCACTAACATCTGATCCAAACGGAGTAACTTTGTCCTGAAAGCCGGTCTGAAATATGACAGTAGCTGCTCAgttcaaaaaagagaaacaagggGTACTCCTGGTAGTACTCTAAAACTATCACTCATCTTAAGTAAATCCAGAATTAGTCAGACTCCAGCTCTGATCCACTAATTCTGCACTTGTCCTAACCACAAAAAACCTGTATGCATGCTTAGAGATACAAACACTGGGCGATTCACAGAACCCAAACTGTCATTAGAAAAGTGATAGTTGCCAAAAAGTGAGGAGTGTCACATAATAATGCGTTCACTGCAGCGAAAGAAATGGCTCGATCTCATAAGATGAGTGCACACGTCTTACCAGTGATGGCCCGGCGCACCTCTCTGGCTGCCTCTTCACGAGCCTCGACAGAGGCCTGCTCACTGTACCAAGATGTGTGCGGGGTACAGATCAGGTTGGGGGCATCCTTCAGAGGGCCTGTTGAAAAACTGGAGAGAAGAAAGGCTGTTACAGAGAGAGCACTGAGGGTTTGCACCACACTTATGTATGAATGTAGCGGGCCAGTTAGAGCCCAATTCACTAGGGCTACCTGAAGGGTTCTGTCTCATGGACGTCCAGGGCGGCACCTCGTATCCGGCCTTCCTTTAGGGCCTGAGCCAGTGCTTTCTCATCCACCAGACCGCCTCTAGATGTGTTCACCAGGAAGGCTCCTTGACGCATCTGAGTCATTAACAATATCATTCAACAATGTGGATGAGAGCTTGCGAGGAAAGGCTAAGAATTTCAATTTGCAGCAAAATGCAgtacaaactgaaacaaatgagcaCCATTAAACTCTGAttaacacacacagtcacacaattACAATGTTTGGCTCAGGCAAAGCTGCAATAGTCACTCATTTAAAGTCCTGTCGCTTCTTGTGATTATTTACAAAACACCAGCCAGTAGTTCTTGTGTGCTAAAGCAGCAGTTTACTTAGCTGATGCTAGATAATGATTACGTTGAATTAATCCCACCAAAAAACTACAATTAATGCATTCAAAGACCCCTGcagaaaaatatttctttcatcCTCACAAAGAGCAATAAGGCAGAATTAGGCAGGAACGAGTCCTCAGATGTTACTGAAGTCATTTTGATAAGAAACTTCTAATCATATGGATATGACAAATACATCTAAAATTAATAACCTAACTGAACCAAAGATTATCAGCTGATGCAAGATAATATTTAGAGACGTACGGCAGAATGCAGTCGTATCCAAGCTCATCTAAAATAAACAACGCAAGCTACTCGCAGGGTTTAAACAGATAGCAGAGGTATGTTGTCACTAGACAATCTGTTCTAAACAAAACATAGCTGAGGTGGAAATAATGCTACCCTCCCTGAAGCTAACTTTGTTTTGGATATTTGGAGTATGTTCACACACCTGTTTGATGGTGAAGTCATTAATGAGATGGTGGTTGTGCTCATTGAGGCTGCAGTGCAGGGACACACAGTCAGAGTGGATCAGCAAGTCCTGCAGAGTGGCCATTCTCTGCAGGCCGAGTGAGCGCTCCACGCCATCGGGCAGGTAGGGGTCATAAAAGATCACGCCAAAACCAAAGGCCTTTGCCCGCAGAGCTACTGCTTGACCAACACGCCCTGGAAGGAGGACGGGGAGGTTAGGGGTATAAGAAGCCATTAGTGGTGCATAGgcttattttaaaatttgtcaGATTTCCTTACTTTGATGCCACCCCTCACTACGCTTTTTACTCACCTAGACCAATAATGCCCAGCGTTTCCCCCCGGATACGAGCGGCGCCACCAGCCACCTCTCTGATCTGCTCCACGCTAGAAGCACGGGTCCCCTCCCTTAGAGCTTGGTGCATCCAGGTTACTCGCCTGTACAGGTTGAGAATCAGACATAGCGAAGTGTCCGCTGTCTCTTCCACTGAGGCTGCTGGCACGTTACAGACAGCGATGCCTAAATAACGggtagaaaagaagaaagaaacactaACTAAActgtgttctgttttctgtgtgtcaCAGCATGGCTGTACAAGTCTCTGAAAATACAGTACAAATGTAATCCTCTCACCCAGCTCAGCGGCTGCTTTAACATCAACGTTGTCGAAGCCAGAGCCGATCCTGACAATTACTCGTAGGCCTTTAAACTTTTCCAAGTCATCTCTGGATAGAGTGATAGTGTGGTACAGCAGGGCGGCCACTGCCTCATTTAGCACCTGTTGGAGACAGATGGAAATTATAACACCTCAGTGTTCACCTCAGTGGACTGCACTTATCATTCTGTTATTAGGCCGCAGTGTTGTGCACAGATTTCGATTCCACTTGTGGAGGAGGTGCGCGCATGCATGCTTTCTTAAATAAATCATCAAATAATACAGCTGTTCCTTACAAATCTATTGCTAAGTGCATTATGACAAATGAATAATGGAGtgagaaaataaagaaagaaataataaaCTAAACTAATCAACTGCATTCATCTCCACTGTCTTGGGCTGCAGCTAGCGGTGCTAATCCTGAGTGACTTCACGTTGTTTGTACATGAACCACTTTTCCATCTACTGCAGGTTCTGTTAAGAGCGATGCTTCAGCTCATAATGGAGTTTCAAAGCAAAGCGAGGACTAACAATCTCCAGCTGCAGCCCAGGATGGTGTAGATGGAATCTTTCCAACCACGGGACAGATCCTCTCTTAGGAAGCAGGTGAATGATAGTGAGGACCGCTACAATAGCATCCTCGCCAGCAAGGCAGCCAGCAAGAAAAACATGAGACAGGAAGGTCAGAGATAGCTAGTAACTGAGCCTTCTAagtaaggaaaaaaagaagaagtgagtGGGTTGTTCTGTCTGAGAGACTACATAACATAAcacaacataacataacataacatgtGCTTGTTAATATGTCTGAGCCATCTGTCACAGCCAAATCTGTGTGGGGGGGGAATTTTTTCTCTGCAGGTTTCTTTTGTGTAGACAGCTTAGATGCTCTCTGAAGTTTACAGCTCTAGGAGAAGGGAATGCAGCCTTTTTTGACATTTAGAAGGTTTTAGAAGAATGTTTCATGTGACATCAGAATGTCACACTTTTTAACATATGTGCTTGTGTCTCCTCTACCTTCTCATGAATCTCTTGTGTAGACTGGGCATCACAGAAAGCCACTGTGGCCACATCTTTCAGGATGGGCATCTCCACAGTGCAGTCACGCCCGTCCAGCAGGGCCACCAGAGGCCGAGGGTGCATCGGCCCATTCAGGATTGGGGGTCGGATACCTGAGTCCACCGGGGAGAAAAGGGACAAATGTGCATCAAATCAATCTGAAGCAAGAACCAGGTAAAAGGTAAAATTGCCACTGAGGCATGTGAGCACTTGTTTTCAAACAGATTTTGTTACACAGCCTTTCTGCTTTTTTGCCCCCTTTGAAATGTAGCTTCCACATGACGTTTGACGTAAAGAGCTACCAGCTACTTGCATTTCAGAACCAGTAAATTTCAGCTGAAGGTTTGTGACTCAACATTCTGCATTTCCCATGTCTGGACTATCCGACGTGATACAAGTCATCATACCCTCACAAAAAATCCCCCTGTGCACATGGCTAAACAGAGCTAGACAATAATAACTCAAGACTTTTATGACTGTATTTTTCCAACACTTACACCAGAACCCTAAGGGAACTATCAAGATggtgtgtttaagtgtgtgtgtgtttataccaAGTGTTTTAAGGTTACAAAAGCAATGTGTAACCATATCTATGATGGGGCATGGACAGTGTCCAGCCATCTGGCCTAGTTGGCATTGAACTCCAGCTCTGTTTAGGATAGCATGTAACCATTATACACCGTCAAGACTTCACAGATCCATCGCGTCCTGTTCAAATCTACTACTCATAAAGGGGAAGCTCGGACACTGGTTAATGAAAGAGAGGCTTTTAGTTAAGTGTTAATTCTGGGAACTTGGCCTGCCTACTGTATGAGCAGACGGGTGGGGGGAGGGACAACGGGGGTGAGGTGATGGGTGTATGATGACTGGGGGAGGGGCGGAGAAAACTGTGGGGTCTCTGGAAGGAGGTTGTGGGGATTGGAGAGTAGGGGGGGGGCCTGAGTCATGACCTAAATTCTCCCGTCTGGAAGAGTCCCTACTTCTTATTTTTCCTGTTCTACCCTTTTTTTCAGTCGCACACTCATAAACACCTCAGCAGCAAACATCTGCACAACTGGCTCATGTGCACTACGGTCAATATTGCACGATTACCACAAATCAGAGGGATCAATAGGGATGCCGCGAGAACCGATATGGTAGctaagaaaaacaggaagtacttTGCATTCAAGGGTGGGCAAGCAAGGGATGATAAGCGCAACATGCCCCCTGCAAATTAAACGATATGATGTTTTTTAGAGAAAGGGAGGAAATACTTCCAGTTGAGCAAAGCACCTGAAAGACCAGCATCCAGATCGGTTCACGGAATTCAAGTTGAGTGGGTTTCAC is a genomic window containing:
- the ctbp1 gene encoding C-terminal-binding protein 1 isoform X1: MALMDKHKQIKRQRLDRICEGIRPPILNGPMHPRPLVALLDGRDCTVEMPILKDVATVAFCDAQSTQEIHEKVLNEAVAALLYHTITLSRDDLEKFKGLRVIVRIGSGFDNVDVKAAAELGIAVCNVPAASVEETADTSLCLILNLYRRVTWMHQALREGTRASSVEQIREVAGGAARIRGETLGIIGLGRVGQAVALRAKAFGFGVIFYDPYLPDGVERSLGLQRMATLQDLLIHSDCVSLHCSLNEHNHHLINDFTIKQMRQGAFLVNTSRGGLVDEKALAQALKEGRIRGAALDVHETEPFSFSTGPLKDAPNLICTPHTSWYSEQASVEAREEAAREVRRAITGRIPDSLKNCVNKEYLMAASQWPGMEAATVHPELNGAAYRFPPGLINVAAAGGLPGAAAGVESLVPGTLAHGIAPVSHPPHAPSPGQPTKAEADRDIPSDQ
- the ctbp1 gene encoding C-terminal-binding protein 1 isoform X2 — protein: MQGIRPPILNGPMHPRPLVALLDGRDCTVEMPILKDVATVAFCDAQSTQEIHEKVLNEAVAALLYHTITLSRDDLEKFKGLRVIVRIGSGFDNVDVKAAAELGIAVCNVPAASVEETADTSLCLILNLYRRVTWMHQALREGTRASSVEQIREVAGGAARIRGETLGIIGLGRVGQAVALRAKAFGFGVIFYDPYLPDGVERSLGLQRMATLQDLLIHSDCVSLHCSLNEHNHHLINDFTIKQMRQGAFLVNTSRGGLVDEKALAQALKEGRIRGAALDVHETEPFSFSTGPLKDAPNLICTPHTSWYSEQASVEAREEAAREVRRAITGRIPDSLKNCVNKEYLMAASQWPGMEAATVHPELNGAAYRFPPGLINVAAAGGLPGAAAGVESLVPGTLAHGIAPVSHPPHAPSPGQPTKAEADRDIPSDQ